One window from the genome of Drosophila albomicans strain 15112-1751.03 chromosome 2L, ASM965048v2, whole genome shotgun sequence encodes:
- the LOC117565950 gene encoding uncharacterized protein LOC117565950 isoform X1 encodes MSTYCRHYEPHTSQNCSAHEENTPPPQQGGLEDLSHVESASALQPSASDAKAGSNPASHSKLGSCCIFKEYFNEYANMIDTLHIAPRLFILKRPFRSNTPYTLNLSIRNNALFPRLLEFSTDSPTDTCVSIDQHELNRYVQTDKVLNVRINMRCTSSKNINRRRHIFIHSFHPNIIFEVPIIVVSVLTEASICEHMVLPSTVPKNKSYYETIIYNPTKEPISIKYRNSYKGLKLNYLNNYTVQAEDYVKLLITFEPKKLQDYKGFFNIKFGMSPPRLVIFEYTPRSMGVYMNKGYVHFGRSKFNEESSRSIIVCNESPHAVKMKHQFHVELDDQAEANSMSRFSNNMFEEAISMHSILMYDFDDENQAQTIVYNDDAAKHFHLEVPDVIEAFSSHEIALTFRPFYDEEKPFPDDQDPPYFQRTRINFCFTDSFDCMQTHYVLTDGEISGIEIEMFPKTIDFRKIYLGEEHCAYIKVLNVDDVNAKVKYKDCLEPELCGLRMTPAEGFVLEPCNRGVFHLSLFVIAPARFNITLRFKVENGMYYHVSIKGTGQNVQLRTFPQLVEFGTVPFAVPQKRFMLLMNPLAVPITLQVHATEDGEEQPLIFNIRDSSKILPITVRDPIKELQRAHEDILEDVDLTLDARLSSIENDLLSEKSYVVNESEYSSEFEEEVMEPVPAMASRLLKDLKKQKVFDKSETDKRVIQEALQNLLETNYFSIFQKHNNFIFMDWNGIPSDPNEVYCDNEIIYLRPNTGRSITILIIPNRVGYFHRSLTVRICPTMPPGDSESSEDHQKTLIKSEYLCSKLWFEYNCSTPEIEWYNIVNLTELTIYAGEEYNFNMLFSNVSSVGGFLHFDVIPNEMSFRDGTWKFYIGSKSQVIAKCVVVFRIVGHNKLSGLLKIVGDPHPYPFHLYGNVLPTEVRITPMFVHRRVHVYEKNKVHFYIDNFSPTNTKLSMKLKDDRFQSLTVRGGMLAPTGQSMYTTMDSMFTDPDLYHNILYIDLQFDHVMEIPITFLVEGVPFYFDRNMEEGFDAGLLFTDLKEDFYAHKYKYKFKLKVFNRGLLTYRAAISRLKTYNPKVKSSACTNQPLTARFEIIPKLLEMQPNSEAEIEILISSYEEGEFFSDFLWDITEVTHPQRKNVIKNTYKATFVECDVSWDHKQLAFNYKPSQPLKERSHIETADLINYTNLAVDNVELEAQGPFRIKELFEHNFEKQIKVSLNSLERKEILVILNKAALKQLYCRQIEGRINVLAVKKMQKPLLLRLSVQVPEVNILQPELVLFDRGQPFDDCVEIINHGCSSANFKWKRIEVSENFVGDDDPADLVADVLSQILLTLEYNFTCEEESNMTLRYQQCRCQLQKETETGHLILDIIDEIISEIDLTNRRFIVRMDEVDALLDNSDVYSSSSFVRQTIDEILDHLNIESSQELSLASSEYCFSDRFIYFYEKCGLVPKLQHQSCLLHLPHIRRGHEVKSLFQLDIVGGRSQYFSVTLVNLAQKIKFHKDNIYLNIKPWYESFSSIIRISNVTKYPLQLLVMPMLPESKEKILTDGYAKLMQDEELELVSLGADKIKVNGILGLNENFLRSFGVLINNSANSYFRLRGQGVLPILNISTVLPKVEQSSSEILEEYSFMRKIYNYETFKSITEVDGDIMGLRGEEDDQEDSFTIDFSHLSESDEDMSAAQRRHHDYRLFQMVKTYVLVNNNQELPNATVLNQMLVTERYLHRLRINPELYDIHQKVYNKYISLHKTQAYKASNVKHFTVQPLPCEQLAYVLDLGPLTLNTLRRFELRLHFFGPGKLIASARTAVKVPGLYVDFHVENQPDKQFTYWAEKCNAPEFFDKGYRNMWERLLDASKSPRLNHAHSFDFDKLTRHQRVLTDRDRRMIEEYYNSLNPSVYPDQKHHFILAKVFTAYHSNFSGVEIKLVGLFKPESKYYERDQRIVDYIYIDLHMGPTLPILLRGVISA; translated from the exons atgtctacGTATTGCCGGCACTACGAACCACATACATCCCAGAATTGCAGCGCACATGAAGAGAATACGCCCCCGCCTCAACAGGGGGGACTGGAAGACCTGTCACATGTGGAGTCCGCTTCGGCATTGCAACCATCAGCATCCGATGCCAAAGCAGGATCGAATCCAGCCTCACATTCCAAGCTGGGTAGTTGCTGCATTTTTAAAGAAT ACTTTAACGAATATGCGAACATGATCGACACGCTGCACATTGCACCACGATTGTTTATACTGAAGCGACCATTCCGAAGTAATACACCTTATACCTTGAACTTATCGATTCGCAATAATGCACTG TTCCCGCGACTTCTAGAATTCAGCACGGACAGTCCAACAGACACATGTGTGTCCATTGATCAACACGAACTTAATCGTTATGTACAGACAGACAAAGTTCTTAATGTAAGGATCAACATGCGGTGTACATCCTCCAAAAACATCAACCGCCGTCGTCACATATTCATCCACAGCTTTCACCCAAACATCATATTCGAAGTGCCCATTATTG tggTAAGCGTGTTGACAGAAGCCTCTATCTGCGAACATATGGTACTTCCGTCGACAGTGCCCAAGAATAAGAGCTATTATGAAACTATCATCTACAATCCTACCAAAGAGCCAATCTCAATAAAGTACAGAAA TAGCTATAAAGGTCTCAAGCTTAACTACTTAAATAACTACACCGTGCAGGCAGAGGATTACGTAAAATTGCTTATAACATTTGAACCGAAGAAACTGCAGGATTACAAAGGATTCTTTAACATTAAGTTCGGAATGT CTCCTCCCAGACTTGTGATATTCGAATACACTCCCAGGTCAATGGGTGTATATATGAATAAAGGCTATGTGCATTTTGGGCGCTCCAAATTCAATGAGGAATCTTCACGCTCCATAATTGTTTGCAACGAGAGTCCCCATGCAGTCAAAATGAAACATCAATTCCATGTCGAGCTAGATGATCAGGCTGAAGCCAACTCCATGTCGAGATTCTCCAATAATATGTTTGAGGAAGCTATTAGCATGCACAGCATATTGATGTACGACTTCGATGATGAGAATCAGGCCCAAACGATTGTTTATAACGACGACGCTGCCAAACACTTTCATTTAGAAGTGCCTGATGTTATCGAAGCTTTTTCGTCCCACGAGATTGCGCTCACATTTCGACCCTTTTACGATGAAGAAAAGCCTTTTCCAGATGACCAGGATCCACCGTACTTTCAGCGCACCAGGATTAACTTTTGCTTCACTGATTCATTCGATTGCATGCAGACACATTATGTTCTAACTGATGGCGAAATTAGCGGCATTGAAATCGAAATGTTTCCGAAGACAATTGATTTTCGCAAAATCTACTTGGGAGAGGAGCACTGTGCCTACATCAAAGTTCTAAACGTAGATG ACGTGAATGCCAAAGTTAAGTACAAGGATTGTCTGGAGCCCGAGCTTTGTGGATTGCGAATGACGCCCGCTGAAGGATTCGTTTTGGAGCCCTGTAATCGTGGCGTGTTCCATTTGTCGCTCTTTGTCATTGCGCCCGCCCGTTTCAACATTACACTGCGCTTCAAGGTGGAGAACGGCATGTATTACCATGTGTCGATCAA AGGCACTGGACAAAATGTACAGCTGCGCACTTTTCCGCAACTCGTTGAGTTTGGAACTGTACCGTTTGCAGTGCCCCAGAAGCGTTTTATGCTTCTCATGAATCCGCTGGCTGTTCCCATTACCCTTCAAGTTCATGCAACTGAGGATGGCGAGGAGCAGCccttaatatttaatattcgagACTCGAGCAAAATTCTGCCTATTACTGTGCGAGATCCCATCAAGGAACTGCAGCGAGCTCATGAGGACATCCTAGAGGATGTTGACTTGACGCTTGATGCTCGCTTGTCGTCAATTGAGAATGATTTATTATCAGAAAAATCTTACGTCGTCAATGAGTCGGAATACAGCTCGGAATTTGAAGAGGAAGTTATGg AGCCTGTTCCGGCCATGGCCAGTCGTCTGCTGAAGGACCTCAAGAAGCAAAAAGTCTTTGACAAATCGGAAACAGACAAACGCGTTATTCAGGAGGCGCTACAGAATCTCTTGGAGACAAACTACTTTAGCATTTTCCAAAAGCACAACAACTTCATCTTCATGGACTGGAATGGCATACCAAGCGATCCCAATGAAGTGTACTGCGATAATGAGATCATATACCTGCGTCCCAATACCGGACGCAGCATAACCATATTGATAATACCCAATCGAGTTGGATATTTCCATCGATCGCTTACTGTGCGTATTTGCCCGACGATGCCGCCTGGGGACTCTGAGTCAAGCGAGGATCACCAGAAGACTCTTATCAAATCGGAATACCTTTGCTCTAAGCTGTGGTTCGAGTACAATTGCTCGACACCAGAGATTGAATGGTACAACATTGTTAACCTAACCGAACTGACTATCTATGCTGGAGAggaatacaattttaatatgctATTTTCCAACGTATCATCAGTAGGAGGCTTCTTGCACTTTGATGTCATT CCAAATGAGATGAGTTTTCGTGATGGCACTTGGAAGTTTTACATTGGCTCCAAGTCGCAGGTGATCGCCAAGTGTGTTGTCGTTTTTCGTATTGTTGGCCACAATAAGCTGTCGggtttattgaaaatagtcGGCGACCCACATCCCTATCCCTTTCATTTGTATGGTAACGTTTTACCAACGGAAGTTCGCATCACGCCCATGTTTGTGCATCGGCGAGTTCATGTCTACGAGAAAAATAAGGTGCACTTTTACATTGACAATTTCTCACCGACAAACACGAAGCTGTCAATGAAGCTG AAAGACGATCGGTTTCAATCGCTAACAGTGCGAGGAGGAATGCTAGCGCCTACTGGACAGAGCATGTACACAACAATGGACTCGATGTTTACTGATCCTGATCTGTATCACAATATACTCTACATTGATCTTCAGTTCGATCATGTTATGGAGATTCCCATCACATTTCTAGTGGAAGGAGTTCCTTTTTACTTTGATCGCAATATGGAAGAGGGCTTTGATGCCGGACTGCTCTTTACCGATCTCAAGGAGGACTTCTATGCACATAAATACAAGTACAAATTCAaactaaaagtatttaatcGAGGACTGCTCACGTATCGTGCGGCGATATCCCGTTTGAAGACCTATAATCCCAAAGTCAAGTCGTCTGCATGTACCAATCAACCGCTGACCGCTCGCTTTGAAATTATTCCGAAACTCTTGGAAATGCAACCAAATTCGGAGGCGGAAATTGAGATTTTGATAAGCAGCTATGAGGAAGGAGAATTCTTCAGTGATTTTCTGTGGGACATTACTGAGGTAACACATCCACAGCGTAAGAATGTTATCAAGAACACATACAAAGCAACCTTTGTGGAGTGTGATGTTAGTTGGGATCACAAACAGCTCGCATTCAACTATAAACCCAGTCAGCCCTTGAAAGAACGCTCCCACATTGAAACCGCCGATCTAATCAACTACACTAATTTAGCTGTAGACAATGTGGAGCTAGAGGCGCAAGGTCCTTTTCGCATCAAGGAGTTGTTTGAGCACAATTTTGAAAAGCAGATCAAGGTCTCGTTGAATAGTCTGGAACGTAAAGAAATACTGGTGATACTAAATAAGGCGGCCTTGAAACAATTATACTGCAGGCAAATTGAAGGACGCATTAATGTGCTTGCCgtcaaaaaaatgcaaaaacctCTGCTCCTACGTCTCTCTGTGCAAGTACCCGAAGTCAACATACTCCAACCGGAGTTGGTACTCTTTGATCGAGGACAACCATTCGATGATTGCGTCGAGATCATAAACCACGGTTGCTCCTCAGCTAACTTTAAATGGAAACGCATCGAAGTGAGCGAGAACTTTGTTGGCGACGACGATCCTGCAGATCTGGTTGCCGACGTTCTCTCCCAGATTTTGCTTACGCTCGAGTACAATTTTACCTGTGAGGAAGAGTCTAACATGACATTACGCTACCAACAATGTCGCTGTCAGCTTCAAAAGGAAACAGAAACTGGGCATCTTATACTTGATATTATTGACGAAATTATTAGTGAAATCGACCTAACAAATCGGCGCTTTATTGTACGCATGGACGAGGTAGATGCTTTGCTCGATAACAGCGATGTTTACAGTTCTTCGAGTTTTGTTCGTCAGACAATTGACGAAATACTTGACCATCTAAACATTGAGTCCAGCCAGGAGTTGTCATTGGCATCCTCAGAATATTGTTTCTCCGATCGCTTCATTTACTTCTATGAGAAGTGTGGTCTTGTACCTAAGCTGCAACATCAATCATGTCTGCTTCATTTACCACACATTCGCCGGGGACACGAGGTCAAATCGCTGTTCCAACTGGACATTGTTGGTGGTCGGAGTCAATACTTTTCAGTGACACTGGTTAATTTGGCgcagaaaattaaattccacAAGGACAATATCTACTTAAATATCAAG CCTTGGTACGAAAGCTTCAGCTCCATCATACGTATATCGAATGTGACCAAATATCCTCTACAATTGCTGGTTATGCCAATGCTGCCGGAGAGCAAGGAGAAAATACTTACTGACGGATATGCGAAACTTATGCAGGATGAAGAACTAGAGCTCGTATCTTTAGGTGCtgataaaattaaagttaacgGCATACTGGGACTCAACGAGAACTTTCTGCGCTCCTTCGGTGTGCTGATCAACAACAGTGCTAACAGCTATTTCCGACTGCGTGGCCAAGGGGTGCTGCCCATTTTGAACATATCGACAGTACTACCCAAGGTGGAACAAAGCAGTTCTGAAATACTTGAGGAATACTCTTTTATGCGCAAAATTTACAACTACGAAACATTCAAGAGCATCACAGAGGTCGATGGAGATATTATGGGTCTTCGTGGCGAAGAGGACGACCAGGAAGACTCCTTTACTATAGATTTCTCGCATCTATCGGAGAGTGATGAGGATATGTCAGCAGCACAAAGACGTCACCACGATTATCGGTTGTTTCAGATGGTAAAGACCTATGTGCTCGTTAATAACAATCAGGAACTGCCGAATGCCACTGTACTTAATCAGATGCTGGTAACGGAGCGTTACTTGCATCGACTGCGAATCAATCCGGAGCTATACGATATCCATCAGAAGGTGTATAATAAGTACATTAGTCTGCACAAAACCCAAGCCTACAAGGCTTCAAATGTCAAGCATTTCACTGTGCAGCCTTTGCCATGTGAACAACTTGCCTATGTTCTGGACTTGGGGCCCCTCACCCTTAATACGCTAAGGCGATTCGAATTGCGACTGCATTTCTTTGGACCAGGCAAACTAATCGCATCTGCACGCACAGCTGTCAAGGTGCCTGGACTCTACGTTGATTTCCATGTGGAAAATCA ACCTGACAAGCAGTTCACCTACTGGGCGGAGAAGTGCAACGCGCCCGAATTCTTTGACAAGGGTTATCGAAACATGTGGGAACGGCTTCTTGACGCGTCAAAGAGTCCCAGACTGAATCACGCACACTCTTTCGACTTTGATAAGTTGACGAGACATCAGCGCGTCTTGACAGACAGAGATCGTCGCATGATCGAGGAGTATTACAACAGTTTGAATCCCTCGGTTTATCCAGACCAAAAGCACCATTTCATACTTGCAAAAGTATTTACCGCGTATCACTCAAATTTTTCTGGCGTCGAAATTAAACTAGTTGGACTATTTAAGCCCGAGTCAAAGTACTACGAACGCGATCAGCGTATAGTCGACTACATTTACATTGAT CTACACATGGGACCCACGCTGCCCATTCTACTACGAGGCGTGATCTCAGCGTGA